From Longimicrobiaceae bacterium, one genomic window encodes:
- a CDS encoding LEA type 2 family protein, whose product MTNVKRALSSVAVLAAVALSACTGSLKQPTIDLQGLSLAGFGLQGGTVMVNLRVHNPNSLGFRTENLTYDLYLKNPNATGDSAWTRFAQGTSDEKWTIEGFQTRDIQIPVSFSYGLLGGAGSALLRNGSFEYRALGHVDVHTGLGSRQVPFRKTGVVYMSGATR is encoded by the coding sequence ATGACGAACGTCAAGCGTGCTCTCTCTTCGGTGGCCGTGCTCGCGGCCGTCGCGCTGTCGGCCTGCACGGGCAGCCTCAAGCAGCCCACCATCGACCTCCAGGGCCTGAGCCTGGCCGGCTTCGGCCTCCAGGGCGGCACGGTGATGGTGAACCTGCGCGTGCACAACCCCAACAGCCTGGGCTTCCGCACCGAGAACCTGACCTACGACCTGTACCTCAAGAACCCGAACGCCACCGGCGACTCGGCCTGGACCCGCTTCGCGCAGGGCACCAGCGACGAGAAGTGGACCATCGAGGGCTTCCAGACGCGCGACATCCAGATCCCCGTGAGCTTCAGCTACGGGCTGCTGGGCGGCGCCGGGTCCGCGCTGCTGCGCAACGGCAGCTTCGAGTACCGCGCGCTGGGGCACGTGGACGTGCACACCGGCCTGGGCTCGCGCCAGGTGCCGTTCCGGAAGACGGGCGTCGTGTACATGTCCGGCGCCACGCGATGA
- a CDS encoding ABC-F family ATP-binding cassette domain-containing protein: MTLVRLTGAGRQFGDRWVLRDVSFTVAQGDRWGIVGRNGVGKTTLFRMLTGEDEPTEGEIWRHPGIRFTLLKQNRGEESTATVAEAALEPFAALVEMERRIHSEAEALAHVVEGTPEAERLMRSYDHHLEEFGRRGGYEMHSRADATLEGLGFPADTWAKPIRALSGGELGRLRLVQTLLAEPDVLLLDEPTNHLDLTSTEWLEGFLKSYPGTVLVVSHDRVFLERLADHVLHLEEGTAFAYTGDFDSFLTQREERRTLQQKTFEKQQAYIARTEDFIRRNLAGQKTKQAKSRRTLLSRLDRVAGVSDEGRAMGLRFGAAQRSGGTVLRVDKVSCAYGPRTLFAPFSAEVSREERIAVIGPNGCGKSTLMRILAGESGPCTGSVTLGTGVHRAYYRQDFTHLDPKKKIREEVATAAPKLTLPELRSHLGRFLFSGDDIESLVGGLSGGEQARVALAKITLQKVNLLLLDEPTNHLDLESREVLEEALEGFDGTMILISHDRAFLSATATRVWSFENGAFHDFAGTFDEWMEAKERSASPSGDAATAAKSSAARSASADAKPAAAGVSKNEQRRREREMEKLEKRIAELEARMASLDEQLGDPAIYAAGADLSVAKKLTDDRAAAESQLTSAYADWEKMGELLAEV; encoded by the coding sequence ATGACGCTGGTCCGGCTCACGGGAGCGGGCAGGCAGTTCGGCGACCGCTGGGTCCTGCGCGACGTGTCGTTCACCGTCGCGCAGGGCGACCGATGGGGCATCGTGGGCCGGAACGGGGTGGGCAAGACGACGCTTTTCCGGATGTTGACGGGCGAGGACGAGCCGACGGAAGGCGAGATCTGGCGCCATCCCGGCATCCGCTTCACGCTGCTGAAGCAGAACCGCGGCGAGGAGAGCACGGCCACGGTGGCCGAGGCTGCGCTGGAGCCCTTCGCCGCTCTGGTGGAGATGGAGCGCCGCATCCACTCCGAGGCGGAGGCGCTCGCCCACGTAGTCGAGGGCACGCCCGAGGCGGAGCGGCTGATGCGCTCGTACGACCACCACCTGGAGGAGTTCGGGCGGCGCGGGGGGTACGAGATGCACTCGCGCGCCGACGCCACGCTGGAGGGCCTGGGCTTCCCCGCGGATACGTGGGCGAAGCCCATTCGCGCGCTCAGCGGCGGCGAGCTGGGGCGTCTGCGCCTGGTGCAGACGCTGCTCGCCGAGCCCGACGTGCTCCTTCTCGACGAGCCCACGAACCACCTGGACCTCACCTCCACGGAGTGGCTGGAGGGCTTCCTCAAGTCGTATCCCGGCACCGTCCTCGTCGTCAGCCACGACCGCGTGTTCCTGGAGCGGCTGGCGGACCACGTGCTGCACCTGGAGGAAGGCACGGCGTTCGCCTACACGGGCGACTTCGACAGCTTCCTCACGCAGCGCGAGGAGCGGCGCACGCTCCAGCAGAAGACCTTCGAGAAGCAGCAGGCGTACATCGCCCGCACCGAAGACTTCATCCGCCGCAACCTGGCGGGGCAGAAGACGAAGCAGGCCAAGAGCCGCCGCACCCTCCTCTCGCGCCTGGACCGCGTGGCCGGCGTGTCGGACGAGGGCCGCGCGATGGGCCTGCGCTTCGGCGCGGCGCAGCGGAGCGGCGGCACCGTGCTGCGCGTGGACAAGGTGAGCTGCGCGTACGGCCCGCGGACGCTCTTCGCACCCTTCAGCGCCGAGGTGTCGCGAGAGGAGCGCATCGCCGTCATCGGGCCCAACGGATGCGGCAAGAGCACGCTGATGCGCATCCTGGCCGGCGAGTCCGGGCCGTGCACCGGCTCCGTGACGCTGGGAACGGGAGTTCACCGCGCGTATTACCGGCAGGACTTCACGCACCTGGACCCGAAGAAGAAGATACGCGAGGAGGTCGCCACCGCGGCGCCCAAGCTCACGCTGCCGGAGCTGCGCAGCCACCTTGGGCGCTTCCTCTTCAGCGGCGACGACATCGAGTCGCTGGTGGGCGGGCTGTCCGGCGGCGAGCAGGCGCGCGTGGCGCTCGCCAAGATCACGCTGCAGAAGGTGAACCTGCTGCTGCTGGACGAGCCCACGAACCACCTGGACCTGGAGAGCCGCGAGGTGCTGGAGGAGGCGCTGGAGGGCTTCGACGGCACCATGATCCTCATCTCGCACGACCGCGCGTTCCTGTCCGCCACCGCCACCCGCGTGTGGTCGTTCGAGAACGGCGCGTTCCACGACTTCGCCGGCACGTTCGACGAGTGGATGGAGGCCAAGGAGCGCTCCGCCTCGCCCTCGGGAGATGCGGCGACGGCCGCGAAGTCTTCCGCCGCCCGCTCCGCCTCTGCGGATGCGAAGCCGGCCGCCGCGGGCGTCTCGAAGAACGAGCAGCGCCGCCGCGAGCGGGAGATGGAGAAGCTGGAGAAGCGCATCGCCGAGCTGGAGGCGCGCATGGCCTCCCTCGACGAGCAGCTGGGCGACCCCGCCATCTACGCCGCCGGCGCCGACCTCTCCGTCGCCAAGAAGCTCACCGACGACCGCGCCGCCGCCGAATCCCAGCTCACCTCCGCCTACGCCGACTGGGAGAAAATGGGCGAGCTCCTGGCGGAGGTGTAG
- a CDS encoding ABC transporter ATP-binding protein: MPNPASAHVTGPASPEKAAPRAGVNGDAPLVVRGVRKGYRRGVVLRDVSFEVRVGEAVALLGSNGAGKSTLLGCLTGDRLPDAGEVRLCGADPFSDLAAAARCMGFVPEQPFLYGELTVGEMLQFVAAARGIAVPDAEREAARLLSLLGLAGAEGTLCRELSQGMGRKTAIIAALLHGPRVILLDEALNGLDRTSAGRLIAELDARRAAGAAVLLSSHDLDLVAEWCGRGLMLAPGGVWRVLEGSDWEAWRKSPTLNAGT, encoded by the coding sequence GTGCCGAACCCCGCATCTGCCCACGTGACCGGCCCCGCATCTCCCGAAAAGGCCGCGCCGCGGGCGGGCGTGAACGGCGACGCGCCGCTCGTGGTCCGCGGCGTGCGAAAGGGCTACCGGCGCGGCGTCGTGCTGCGCGACGTGTCGTTCGAGGTTCGCGTGGGCGAGGCGGTCGCGCTGCTGGGGTCCAACGGGGCGGGGAAGAGCACGCTTCTCGGCTGCCTGACCGGCGACCGCCTGCCCGACGCGGGCGAGGTGCGGCTCTGCGGGGCCGACCCGTTCTCGGACCTAGCCGCCGCGGCGCGGTGTATGGGTTTCGTCCCGGAGCAACCGTTTCTGTACGGCGAGCTGACCGTCGGCGAGATGCTCCAGTTCGTCGCCGCGGCCCGCGGGATCGCCGTGCCGGACGCGGAGCGCGAGGCGGCGCGGCTGCTGTCGCTGCTGGGCCTGGCGGGTGCGGAAGGCACGCTCTGCCGCGAGCTCTCGCAGGGCATGGGGCGCAAGACGGCCATCATCGCGGCGCTGCTGCACGGCCCGCGCGTGATCCTGCTGGACGAGGCACTGAACGGGCTGGACCGCACGTCCGCCGGGCGGCTGATCGCGGAGCTGGACGCCCGGCGCGCGGCCGGCGCCGCCGTCCTCCTCTCCAGCCACGACCTCGATCTGGTCGCGGAGTGGTGCGGGCGAGGGCTGATGCTGGCCCCCGGCGGCGTGTGGCGCGTGCTGGAAGGAAGCGACTGGGAGGCGTGGCGGAAGTCTCCCACGCTCAACGCAGGAACTTGA
- a CDS encoding type II toxin-antitoxin system HicB family antitoxin, with translation MPHVVAGYGVMVEPSEDGGGYIANVVSLPGCMAHGNTIQSALASAEEAVEAWLRRATEAGRPIPPRDVP, from the coding sequence ATGCCGCACGTGGTCGCGGGATACGGAGTGATGGTGGAGCCGAGCGAGGACGGCGGCGGCTATATTGCCAACGTCGTGAGCCTGCCCGGCTGCATGGCGCACGGCAACACGATCCAGTCCGCCCTCGCGAGTGCGGAGGAGGCCGTGGAAGCCTGGCTCCGCCGCGCCACCGAAGCCGGCCGCCCCATCCCGCC
- a CDS encoding TIR domain-containing protein: MSFAGEDRPFVENVAQELKNAGIEVFYDGFEEANLWGKDLADHLGKIYSEDCHFVVMFVSKHYAEKAWPSHERQFALGRALKGEKERVLPVRMDNTDVPGLPSTIGYLDVRVLTPLKLAELIRQKLDAE, encoded by the coding sequence TTGTCGTTCGCCGGAGAAGATAGGCCTTTTGTCGAAAATGTCGCGCAGGAGCTAAAGAACGCGGGTATAGAGGTATTCTACGATGGGTTCGAGGAGGCAAACCTGTGGGGAAAGGACTTAGCTGACCATCTCGGGAAGATCTACTCCGAGGACTGTCATTTCGTGGTGATGTTTGTTTCAAAACACTATGCAGAGAAAGCTTGGCCGAGCCACGAACGTCAGTTCGCCTTGGGCCGTGCATTGAAAGGAGAGAAAGAAAGAGTTCTGCCTGTGCGCATGGATAATACAGATGTTCCAGGCTTACCTTCAACAATTGGATATTTGGATGTTCGCGTCCTGACTCCGCTAAAGCTTGCAGAACTCATTCGGCAGAAGCTTGATGCTGAATGA
- a CDS encoding YciI family protein → MRVMVFAKATAAAEPGVPPTHEAFEAMDRFTEELVEAGVLVAAAGLKNSAQAKRIAFDGRNHTITDGPFAETKELIAGFSIWEVKDMDEAVAWAKRGPMLGEVEIRPFYEPEDLAEYLTPEELSTPREGTRGKLGVA, encoded by the coding sequence ATGCGAGTTATGGTCTTTGCGAAAGCTACCGCCGCCGCCGAACCGGGCGTACCCCCTACGCATGAGGCGTTCGAGGCGATGGACCGGTTCACCGAGGAGCTGGTCGAAGCCGGCGTCCTGGTGGCCGCGGCCGGCCTCAAGAACAGCGCCCAGGCCAAGCGCATCGCGTTTGACGGTCGCAACCACACGATCACCGACGGCCCGTTCGCCGAGACCAAGGAGCTGATCGCCGGCTTCTCGATCTGGGAGGTCAAGGACATGGACGAGGCGGTCGCGTGGGCGAAGCGCGGGCCCATGTTGGGCGAGGTCGAGATCCGGCCCTTCTACGAGCCCGAGGATCTGGCCGAGTACCTGACCCCCGAGGAGCTCTCGACGCCTCGCGAAGGCACGCGCGGGAAGCTCGGCGTCGCCTGA
- a CDS encoding serine/threonine-protein kinase produces MYGERWEVVSDRPLGEGGQAQTFLVRDKEGDPDARFALKRLKNVNRVERFEQEIQAVMALNHPNVLSLVDYSLRIEGKREKPYMVTEYCAGGSLASGDPSRWESDPAATLELFAQICDGVAAAHLRSGGPIVHRDIKPENVLLRAEDGPPVVGDFGIAFVHDGERERLTAVDEAVGARLFIAPELADGRAEDVRPWSDVYSLGKVLYWMLNGGRVFDREQHRTPRWNLLEKHKRNLYEHINRLLDKMITVEPSERFRTAEEAAGAARYVADLIRRDARALGPDLTQRCDFCKQGDYRAVPMNDGYDYHNFVGGKQISGAMWRVLVCEQCGHVQWFRIENAGGRGAWWGA; encoded by the coding sequence ATGTACGGAGAACGCTGGGAAGTAGTTAGCGATCGTCCGCTTGGGGAGGGAGGCCAGGCGCAGACATTCCTTGTGCGAGACAAAGAAGGGGATCCCGACGCCCGCTTCGCCTTGAAGCGGCTGAAGAACGTCAACAGGGTTGAGCGATTTGAGCAGGAGATCCAAGCTGTTATGGCGCTCAACCATCCGAACGTGCTGTCGCTCGTCGACTACTCGCTCAGAATTGAGGGAAAGCGCGAGAAGCCGTATATGGTCACGGAGTACTGTGCTGGCGGAAGCCTCGCCTCAGGAGATCCAAGCCGATGGGAGAGTGATCCCGCTGCGACGCTCGAATTGTTCGCGCAAATCTGTGATGGCGTGGCAGCAGCGCACCTGAGATCCGGAGGCCCCATCGTCCATCGCGACATCAAGCCGGAGAACGTCCTGCTTCGTGCTGAGGACGGTCCGCCAGTGGTCGGCGACTTCGGCATTGCTTTCGTGCACGACGGAGAGCGTGAGCGTTTGACTGCCGTTGACGAGGCTGTTGGTGCGCGTCTATTTATCGCGCCTGAGCTCGCTGATGGACGTGCCGAAGATGTTAGGCCGTGGAGCGACGTTTACTCGTTGGGCAAGGTTCTCTACTGGATGCTCAACGGTGGGCGCGTCTTCGACCGTGAGCAGCACCGGACGCCTCGCTGGAATCTTCTGGAGAAGCACAAGCGGAATCTGTACGAGCATATCAATCGCTTGCTCGACAAAATGATCACTGTTGAGCCATCCGAACGGTTCCGAACGGCCGAAGAGGCAGCGGGCGCCGCTCGCTACGTTGCTGATCTCATTCGCCGTGACGCAAGGGCTCTCGGCCCAGATCTGACGCAGAGATGCGACTTCTGTAAGCAGGGCGATTACCGTGCAGTTCCTATGAACGACGGGTATGACTATCATAATTTTGTCGGCGGGAAGCAGATTTCGGGAGCTATGTGGCGTGTACTGGTGTGTGAACAGTGCGGTCACGTTCAGTGGTTTAGAATCGAGAATGCTGGTGGCCGCGGTGCTTGGTGGGGAGCGTAA
- a CDS encoding type II toxin-antitoxin system HicB family antitoxin, with protein MYRYEVIIYWSTEDDAYIADVPELPGCMVHGDT; from the coding sequence ATGTATCGTTACGAGGTAATCATCTACTGGAGCACGGAGGACGATGCGTACATCGCCGACGTCCCTGAGCTGCCGGGCTGCATGGTGCATGGAGACACGTAG